The Prevotella sp. E2-28 genome includes the window GCACCCAGTCCGATGGCATCGGCCACGTTGGGTGTGCCAGCCTCGAAGCGAGCGGGTGGTACGTTATATTCTGTGCGTTCAATGGTCACATCCTTAATCATATTACCACCACCCTGCCAGGGCTGCATCTTGTCGAGCAGCTCCTTACGACCATACACCACGCCAATACCATTGGGGCCGTAGATTTTATGGCCTGAGAATACAAAGAAGTCGGCACCCAGTTGCTGTACATCCACTGGCGTGTGAGCAATTGATTGAGCGCCATCAACGAGCACGGGAATATTGTGCGAATGAGCGATGTCGATAATGCGCTTTACATCGTTGATAGTACCAAAAGTGTTGTTCACGTGACCTACGCTGACAAAGCGTGTACGAGGTGTAATCAGCCGTTCGAGTTCTGAGAGAATCAGGTCACCATTCTTGTCCGTGGGGATAGCTTTCAAAGTAGCTCCCTTTTCATGAGCCACCTGCTGCCAAGGCACAATGTTGGCATGATGATCCAGTTCACTGACGATGACCTCGTCGCCTGGTGTCAAGTACTGTCGGCCATAGGTCTGCGCCACGAGGTTGATTCCCTCTGTAGTGCCACGCACAAAGATAATCTCTTCACTGCTGGTGGCATTAATGAAGCGCTGTACTTTTTCACGGGCCTCTTCGTAAGCATCTGTAGCACGAGCAGCCAGAGTGTGGGCACCACGGTGGATATTCGAATTATAGTTCTTGTAATAATCCGAAATCTTGTCAATCACCTGGATTGGCTTCTGCGTAGTAGCACCGTTATCGAGCCACACGAGGTCGTGACCATTCACCTGCTGATGCAGCACGGGGAAGTCCTTCTTGATCTGCTCCGAGTTGAGCGTATCGGCCTCCTCGTAATGCAGGGAAGAAAGTTCTGTCTCACCGAAAGGACGGACAAGAGACCCTCCCCCTTGCCCCTCCCTGTAATGGAGGGGAGTGGTAAGACTTTCCTCTGATGATGCGGAAGTGAAGTCTGTTCCGGCAAAAGTCTGAAGTAGGCCCGTCAGCGACGAGAGGTTGAGAGCTATTCCCGAGCTATGCTCGCCTACCCGTAGCCTTTCATCAGGGATGATTTCTCTTCGTTCCTGCTGCAACTCTTCAGGGCAGTACTTCTGCGCCACTTGTCGTAACAGTTCAAAACCTGGGTCTTGAATGCCGTAACCGTCAATATTTTGTATATTTATCATACGCTTAAACTATTTACTCCCCTCTCCTAT containing:
- a CDS encoding SufS family cysteine desulfurase codes for the protein MINIQNIDGYGIQDPGFELLRQVAQKYCPEELQQERREIIPDERLRVGEHSSGIALNLSSLTGLLQTFAGTDFTSASSEESLTTPLHYREGQGGGSLVRPFGETELSSLHYEEADTLNSEQIKKDFPVLHQQVNGHDLVWLDNGATTQKPIQVIDKISDYYKNYNSNIHRGAHTLAARATDAYEEAREKVQRFINATSSEEIIFVRGTTEGINLVAQTYGRQYLTPGDEVIVSELDHHANIVPWQQVAHEKGATLKAIPTDKNGDLILSELERLITPRTRFVSVGHVNNTFGTINDVKRIIDIAHSHNIPVLVDGAQSIAHTPVDVQQLGADFFVFSGHKIYGPNGIGVVYGRKELLDKMQPWQGGGNMIKDVTIERTEYNVPPARFEAGTPNVADAIGLGAALDYVSRLGIRNIEAHEHRLTEYAREQLAQVKGLTLIGNPKNRVSVVSFVLEGIPVPETGTLLDKEGIAVRAGHHCAQPALRALGYEMSVRPTFALYNTREDVDKLVIAVRKILGQRQR